A single region of the Candidatus Omnitrophota bacterium genome encodes:
- the rpsQ gene encoding 30S ribosomal protein S17, protein MSKGKVLEGVVTADKSDKTITVMVKIKVAHKMYKRAKLSRKKYKVHDENNQAKIGNRVKIIESRPVSKHKRFRLLEITQ, encoded by the coding sequence TTGAGTAAAGGTAAGGTTCTAGAGGGAGTGGTTACAGCTGATAAGAGCGATAAGACTATAACCGTAATGGTTAAAATTAAAGTTGCTCATAAAATGTATAAACGCGCTAAACTTTCGCGCAAAAAATATAAAGTTCACGACGAAAACAATCAAGCAAAGATTGGAAATCGGGTTAAAATCATTGAATCCCGACCAGTCTCTAAGCATAAACGATTTCGTCTTTTGGAGATTACTCAATGA
- the rplP gene encoding 50S ribosomal protein L16, which translates to MLIPKRVKYRKTQRGRRKGIAVAGSTVAFGEYGIKTLESVWLKNTQIETVRIILTRRLRRGGKLWIRVFPDRPVTKKPAESRQGKGKGEVEGWVASIRRGAVVFELGGIPEDYARESFKLVAYKLPFKTMFVTRKR; encoded by the coding sequence ATGTTAATTCCAAAAAGAGTTAAATATCGGAAAACCCAGAGGGGAAGACGAAAAGGCATAGCAGTCGCTGGTTCGACAGTTGCTTTTGGCGAGTATGGAATAAAAACTCTTGAGTCAGTATGGCTTAAGAATACTCAGATAGAGACTGTTAGAATTATTCTTACTAGAAGATTACGTCGCGGCGGTAAGCTGTGGATAAGAGTATTTCCAGATCGACCGGTGACTAAAAAACCCGCTGAATCACGGCAAGGTAAAGGAAAAGGCGAGGTTGAGGGCTGGGTTGCATCAATACGTCGGGGGGCAGTAGTTTTTGAGTTAGGCGGTATCCCTGAAGACTACGCTCGGGAATCTTTCAAATTGGTAGCTTACAAGTTACCTTTTAAAACAATGTTTGTTACAAGGAAAAGATGA
- the rplX gene encoding 50S ribosomal protein L24 — protein MNLKIKKGDKVIVIAGKDKGKTGKVLKTIAMKNRVVVEGVNIMKKHAKRRSESDQGGLRDISVPINASNVSLVCSSCNVGVRFSMKKSDDKTKVRICKKCQKPI, from the coding sequence GTGAATTTAAAGATAAAAAAAGGCGATAAAGTAATAGTAATAGCCGGAAAAGATAAGGGTAAAACTGGTAAAGTGTTGAAGACTATCGCCATGAAGAATCGAGTTGTAGTTGAGGGTGTGAATATAATGAAAAAACACGCTAAGCGTCGATCAGAAAGCGATCAGGGTGGCTTACGCGATATTTCGGTACCGATAAATGCTTCGAACGTGTCGCTTGTTTGTTCGAGTTGTAACGTTGGCGTTCGCTTTTCGATGAAGAAATCAGACGACAAGACTAAGGTAAGAATTTGCAAGAAGTGCCAGAAACCAATTTAG
- the rpsH gene encoding 30S ribosomal protein S8, giving the protein MSRTDVISDAFTIIRNASRARMEETHIPYSNSLAKICAILKNEGYLENFKEVDLEGFKKIKVYLKYQNKKGIIDQIKKVSKPGRRIYVKQQDIPRALGGYGVTIVSTSSGMLSGKEAREKGLGGEVIGMVW; this is encoded by the coding sequence ATGAGTAGAACCGATGTAATTAGTGATGCTTTTACAATAATTAGGAACGCTTCTCGAGCTAGGATGGAGGAAACTCATATCCCTTATTCAAATTCTTTAGCTAAGATTTGCGCAATTTTAAAAAATGAAGGCTATTTAGAAAACTTTAAAGAAGTTGACTTAGAAGGTTTTAAAAAGATTAAAGTCTATCTTAAATATCAAAATAAAAAAGGGATTATCGACCAGATCAAAAAAGTGTCTAAGCCGGGAAGAAGAATCTATGTGAAACAACAAGATATTCCTAGGGCTTTGGGCGGTTATGGAGTAACTATAGTTTCAACATCTAGTGGCATGCTTAGTGGTAAAGAGGCAAGAGAAAAAGGCCTTGGCGGAGAAGTTATCGGGATGGTCTGGTAG
- the rpsE gene encoding 30S ribosomal protein S5, whose translation MEKVLFINRTTKVTKGGKNLGFAALVVVGDGVNSAGFALGKANEVADAIRKGISRAKKLVRPIKKRGTTIPHQIIGKFGSIRILLKPATEGTGVIASSPVRAICECAGIKNILTKNLGNSTNQINVVKATFQGLESLKGEYESIKSETKDKEKEA comes from the coding sequence ATTGAAAAAGTTCTTTTTATCAACAGGACCACTAAGGTTACTAAGGGTGGTAAAAACTTAGGATTTGCTGCCTTGGTGGTTGTAGGCGATGGAGTTAACTCGGCTGGTTTTGCCTTAGGTAAGGCTAATGAAGTTGCCGATGCTATACGTAAAGGTATTAGTCGAGCAAAAAAACTGGTTAGGCCGATTAAAAAACGGGGAACAACTATACCGCATCAAATTATTGGAAAGTTTGGTTCAATCCGAATTCTGTTAAAGCCAGCTACTGAAGGAACTGGGGTTATTGCTTCTTCTCCGGTGCGGGCAATTTGTGAATGTGCGGGGATAAAGAACATTTTAACTAAAAACTTAGGTAATTCAACTAATCAAATAAATGTAGTTAAGGCAACCTTCCAAGGGTTGGAAAGTTTAAAGGGTGAATATGAATCTATCAAATCTGAAACCAAAGACAAAGAAAAAGAAGCCTAG
- the rplE gene encoding 50S ribosomal protein L5: MEENKEKYIPRFLNNYRNEIIDQMRQKYNYKNVLAVPRLIKIVVNMGVGQATQDAKIIEKCAEELGVITGQKPKICRSRKPISNFKLKENVPIGCCVTLRRAMMYEFLDRFITVASPRIRDFRGFSANSFDGNGNYTFGLTEQNIFPEINLDKISRTQGMNITIHTSALTDDEARDLLKLFGFPFRR, from the coding sequence ATGGAAGAAAATAAAGAAAAATACATACCGCGTTTCCTCAATAACTATCGTAATGAGATTATTGACCAAATGCGTCAAAAGTATAACTATAAAAATGTTTTAGCCGTACCTCGGTTGATTAAAATTGTAGTTAATATGGGGGTGGGGCAGGCAACTCAGGACGCTAAAATTATTGAGAAGTGTGCTGAGGAGCTAGGGGTAATTACCGGCCAGAAGCCTAAAATTTGCCGATCACGTAAGCCAATTTCTAATTTTAAACTGAAAGAGAATGTTCCGATTGGTTGCTGTGTAACTTTAAGACGAGCAATGATGTATGAATTTTTAGACCGTTTTATTACTGTAGCATCTCCGCGTATACGTGATTTTAGAGGATTTTCGGCGAACTCTTTCGACGGAAATGGTAACTACACTTTTGGTCTTACAGAACAGAATATTTTTCCGGAGATTAATCTTGATAAGATATCCAGGACTCAAGGCATGAATATCACAATACACACAAGTGCTTTGACTGATGACGAAGCAAGGGATCTGCTTAAATTATTTGGATTTCCTTTTAGGAGGTAA
- the rpmC gene encoding 50S ribosomal protein L29 — MKIKDLQGLSNEELKDKLNDLDKQLMELQFKRRSGVEKPHQFKQLKKDIARIHTIVNQKGRK; from the coding sequence ATGAAGATAAAAGATTTACAGGGCCTATCAAACGAAGAACTTAAGGATAAGTTGAATGACTTAGATAAACAGCTTATGGAGCTACAGTTTAAACGTCGTAGCGGGGTAGAAAAGCCTCATCAGTTTAAACAGCTTAAAAAAGATATTGCCCGTATCCATACAATTGTTAATCAAAAAGGGAGGAAGTAG
- the rplO gene encoding 50S ribosomal protein L15 encodes MNLSNLKPKTKKKKPRRVGRGTGSGLGKTSGRGHKGAGQRKGKKLPYAGFCGGNLPIARTLPKRGFTSVRPKIYQLVSLGDIQNKISIKDEITPEIFKKFNLIKDKDKPVKVLANLDGEFKKKVVVKADAFSAKAKEIIESQGGTAECLSR; translated from the coding sequence ATGAATCTATCAAATCTGAAACCAAAGACAAAGAAAAAGAAGCCTAGAAGGGTCGGTCGTGGTACCGGTTCAGGTTTAGGGAAAACTTCTGGCCGTGGACATAAGGGTGCCGGACAACGTAAAGGCAAAAAACTGCCTTACGCCGGTTTTTGTGGAGGTAATCTACCGATAGCACGTACTTTGCCTAAGCGAGGCTTTACTTCGGTCAGACCGAAGATTTATCAACTAGTTTCGTTAGGCGATATTCAGAATAAGATTAGTATTAAGGATGAAATTACACCGGAAATCTTTAAAAAATTTAATTTGATTAAGGATAAAGATAAGCCAGTCAAAGTATTGGCTAATTTAGACGGCGAATTTAAGAAAAAAGTAGTGGTTAAGGCTGATGCTTTCTCAGCTAAAGCTAAAGAAATTATTGAGTCTCAAGGAGGAACTGCTGAGTGTTTAAGTCGGTAG
- the rplF gene encoding 50S ribosomal protein L6, whose amino-acid sequence MSRIGKNPIAIPKEVKITVKDGRCLVEAAKHKLELSIPFGITVEVNEGFTTIKRVNDSKQVRSLHGTIRMLVSNMVDGVTKGFKKELDIVGVGYKAQIKGKQLVLNVGFSHSVDMEIPEGLKVSCAGNNKIIVEGIDKQRVGEFTAKVRKIYPPEPYKGKGIRYSGEKVRKKLGKALAK is encoded by the coding sequence ATGTCGAGAATAGGAAAAAATCCAATAGCAATACCAAAAGAAGTAAAAATTACTGTTAAGGATGGCCGTTGCTTAGTCGAAGCCGCAAAACATAAGTTAGAATTGAGTATACCTTTTGGGATTACTGTTGAGGTAAATGAAGGTTTTACTACAATTAAGCGAGTTAACGATTCAAAGCAGGTTAGGAGTTTGCATGGTACGATTCGAATGCTAGTTAGTAATATGGTTGATGGCGTGACCAAAGGCTTTAAGAAGGAGTTGGATATCGTCGGTGTTGGCTACAAGGCCCAGATAAAGGGTAAACAACTCGTTTTAAATGTCGGATTTTCTCATTCAGTCGATATGGAGATACCTGAAGGTTTGAAAGTATCTTGTGCTGGAAATAATAAGATTATTGTCGAAGGTATCGATAAGCAAAGGGTTGGAGAATTCACGGCTAAGGTGCGTAAGATTTACCCACCGGAACCTTACAAGGGGAAGGGAATTCGCTATAGCGGTGAAAAAGTAAGAAAGAAGTTAGGAAAAGCATTAGCTAAATAA
- the rplN gene encoding 50S ribosomal protein L14: MIYMRSKLDVADNSGAKKVAFISVIGKKNKDHGDIGDVITASVKEATPNAAIKKGEVVRAVIVRTHFPIKRKDGLAIKFDKNACVIIDKQMNPRATRVFGPVARELRGRFSKILSLAPEVI, encoded by the coding sequence ATGATTTACATGCGTAGCAAATTAGATGTGGCTGATAATAGTGGCGCTAAAAAGGTTGCCTTTATTAGCGTTATTGGTAAGAAAAATAAAGATCATGGCGACATTGGGGATGTAATTACTGCCAGCGTAAAGGAAGCGACCCCTAACGCGGCTATAAAAAAGGGCGAAGTGGTCCGAGCAGTAATAGTCAGAACGCATTTTCCGATTAAGCGAAAGGATGGTTTGGCTATTAAGTTTGATAAGAATGCTTGCGTAATTATTGATAAGCAAATGAATCCCCGAGCAACTAGGGTTTTTGGTCCAGTAGCTCGAGAGTTGAGGGGTAGGTTTAGTAAGATACTATCCTTGGCGCCGGAGGTAATATAA
- the rplR gene encoding 50S ribosomal protein L18 translates to MKKIGRTHRHKRITKKIKGVEDKPRLVVFRSKKHIYAQIINDEQQRVIAGCSTLSKAFKDKGAKTSDKDAAKEIGKLIAAKALESGVKTVSYDRGGYKYHGRIKSLAQGAREGGLKF, encoded by the coding sequence ATGAAAAAAATAGGTAGAACTCACAGACATAAACGGATTACTAAAAAAATTAAAGGGGTTGAAGATAAGCCTCGTTTAGTAGTTTTTCGTAGCAAGAAGCATATCTATGCTCAAATTATTAACGATGAACAGCAAAGAGTGATTGCTGGATGTTCTACTTTGAGCAAGGCGTTTAAAGATAAAGGTGCTAAAACTAGTGATAAAGATGCAGCAAAAGAGATCGGCAAGTTGATAGCGGCTAAGGCTTTAGAGTCAGGGGTTAAAACTGTATCTTATGACCGTGGTGGCTATAAATATCATGGCAGAATAAAAAGCTTAGCTCAGGGAGCTCGAGAAGGAGGTTTGAAGTTTTGA
- a CDS encoding type Z 30S ribosomal protein S14, translated as MTKQGICLNYLDFLLGGNVASLSKIEKWKRERTKVKFSTRRHNRCRRCGRPRGYLRDFELCRICFRELAWQGLIPGVKKASW; from the coding sequence ATGACGAAGCAAGGGATCTGCTTAAATTATTTGGATTTCCTTTTAGGAGGTAATGTGGCTAGTTTATCTAAAATTGAAAAGTGGAAAAGAGAAAGAACAAAAGTAAAGTTTTCTACCCGTAGACATAATCGTTGTCGTCGCTGTGGGAGACCGCGTGGCTATTTGCGGGATTTTGAACTTTGCCGAATTTGTTTCAGGGAGTTAGCTTGGCAAGGTTTAATCCCAGGAGTAAAGAAGGCAAGTTGGTAA